A genomic segment from Candidatus Neomarinimicrobiota bacterium encodes:
- the tal gene encoding transaldolase has protein sequence MNKLDQLRQMTTIVADTGDIESIGRYKPSDATTNPSLLLRAAQMSQYRNLVTSAIKYGKSRSRIPEEQLRHSVDRLFINFGAEILHIIPGRVSTEVDARLSFDTDATVDRTREIMELYEEAGIGPERVLIKIASTWEGIEAARRLEKDGIRCNMTLLFSFAQAVLCADAGVTLISPFVGRILDWYLKNSGVDNFPPHEDPGVKSVQTIYHYFKKHECETVIMGASFRNVDEILQLAGCDLLTISPSLMEELQNSEGKVPRKLNPESSLDLGGEKMNLDEKEFRWMLNEDPMATEKLAEGIRRFSRDTEKLEKYVKEMFD, from the coding sequence ATGAACAAGCTCGATCAGTTAAGACAAATGACCACCATAGTTGCGGATACAGGCGACATTGAGTCCATCGGAAGATACAAGCCGTCCGACGCAACGACAAATCCTTCCCTCCTTCTTAGGGCGGCGCAAATGAGCCAGTATCGCAACCTTGTCACATCTGCCATCAAATACGGCAAATCAAGATCACGTATTCCGGAAGAACAACTGCGCCACTCAGTTGACCGTCTTTTCATCAATTTCGGAGCCGAAATACTCCATATCATACCGGGCCGCGTATCCACTGAAGTCGACGCGAGACTCTCCTTCGACACCGACGCCACCGTGGACCGCACACGTGAGATCATGGAGCTTTACGAAGAAGCCGGGATCGGACCGGAAAGGGTGCTCATCAAGATTGCTTCCACGTGGGAAGGGATAGAGGCTGCCAGGCGCCTCGAAAAAGATGGGATTCGCTGCAATATGACGCTGCTGTTCAGCTTTGCCCAAGCCGTCCTTTGCGCCGACGCAGGAGTTACGTTGATATCACCGTTCGTTGGAAGAATTCTTGACTGGTATCTGAAGAACTCGGGTGTGGACAACTTCCCACCCCATGAGGACCCCGGTGTTAAATCGGTTCAGACGATCTACCATTACTTCAAGAAACATGAATGCGAAACCGTTATCATGGGGGCAAGTTTCAGAAACGTGGACGAAATCCTTCAACTAGCCGGGTGTGATCTGCTGACCATCAGTCCTTCACTCATGGAGGAACTTCAGAACTCTGAGGGAAAGGTACCAAGGAAACTCAACCCTGAGTCTTCCCTAGATCTTGGGGGAGAAAAAATGAATCTGGATGAAAAAGAGTTCAGGTGGATGCTCAATGAAGATCCCATGGCAACGGAAAAACTCGCGGAAGGCATAAGAAGATTCTCGAGAGACACCGAAAAACTTGAGAAATATGTAAAAGAAATGTTTGATTAG
- a CDS encoding toxin-antitoxin system YwqK family antitoxin — MTFKRNRPEISFSAIAILLLVLLFFQTGCAPKIITTETVHDGLRSSISYDVDDGDSAVVKMLTFHRNDRPWEEIHYESGNFHGGYQLWYENGQLKTEQYYKKGFPVKRWTWWDQEGRMDSVKHFSRGKLDGETIAWRKNGRKKRVVRYREGFLSGASRAWFPNGQIESLEEYKADKLHGKSREWAENGRLLEGKLFRNGLPHGKWKWWNEFSKLDSQKVYHAGHLHGLSRRWYGSGNLQSVERYRAGKREGRSTLWYEDGTKKLQTDLKDGLRHGKSVKRYSTGVTASEFEYVEGLRHGDQIRWSPSGQMQEHAIFLSGKPHSAIKWHPTGILKNVTAFSEDGPFWTVAWDRHGRRIEPGRRRDSTETVREWYPNGRVSREVDYQQDEKHGVEVQFDVSGKVQSLTVFIKGIPVQEMTWSERGDELTERVFQDGRPLWTREFVQPNR, encoded by the coding sequence TTGACTTTTAAGAGAAACCGGCCCGAAATCTCCTTCTCGGCGATTGCCATTCTACTGCTTGTCTTATTGTTTTTCCAAACCGGTTGCGCACCGAAAATCATAACGACTGAAACCGTCCACGACGGGCTTCGGTCAAGTATCAGCTATGATGTAGACGACGGCGATTCTGCCGTGGTAAAGATGTTGACATTTCACAGGAACGACCGGCCATGGGAAGAGATACACTACGAGTCAGGCAATTTCCACGGCGGATATCAGTTGTGGTATGAGAACGGTCAACTGAAAACCGAACAGTACTACAAAAAGGGATTCCCTGTCAAGAGGTGGACCTGGTGGGATCAAGAGGGAAGAATGGATTCGGTGAAGCATTTCTCCAGAGGGAAACTCGACGGCGAAACGATCGCCTGGAGGAAGAATGGACGTAAAAAGAGAGTGGTGCGGTACCGCGAGGGATTCTTGAGCGGGGCGTCAAGAGCATGGTTCCCAAACGGACAGATTGAATCCCTTGAGGAGTACAAGGCAGATAAGCTCCACGGTAAATCGAGAGAGTGGGCTGAGAACGGGAGACTGCTCGAGGGAAAACTGTTCAGGAACGGGCTTCCGCACGGCAAGTGGAAATGGTGGAACGAGTTTTCCAAACTGGACTCACAAAAAGTCTATCACGCCGGACATCTTCATGGTCTGTCAAGACGCTGGTACGGAAGCGGAAACCTGCAATCTGTCGAGAGATACAGAGCAGGAAAAAGGGAAGGCAGGTCCACTCTCTGGTATGAGGATGGAACGAAAAAGCTCCAGACGGATCTTAAGGATGGCTTGAGACACGGCAAGTCTGTCAAACGGTACTCGACAGGAGTGACCGCCTCTGAATTTGAGTATGTCGAAGGCCTCAGGCACGGAGACCAAATCAGATGGTCACCCTCGGGTCAGATGCAGGAGCACGCTATTTTCCTCTCCGGAAAGCCTCATTCCGCGATTAAGTGGCATCCGACGGGTATCCTGAAGAACGTGACCGCGTTTTCGGAGGATGGACCTTTCTGGACAGTAGCATGGGATCGTCATGGAAGGAGAATCGAGCCCGGGAGAAGAAGAGACTCAACCGAAACGGTGAGAGAATGGTACCCCAATGGCCGGGTTTCGAGGGAAGTGGACTACCAGCAGGACGAGAAACATGGAGTGGAAGTTCAATTCGATGTGAGCGGAAAGGTTCAAAGTCTCACCGTATTCATCAAAGGGATTCCCGTTCAGGAAATGACGTGGTCCGAAAGGGGAGATGAACTTACTGAACGGGTCTTTCAGGACGGCAGGCCACTCTGGACACGGGAATTTGTTCAACCTAACAGGTGA
- a CDS encoding class I SAM-dependent methyltransferase: MKPAELNTYRENFLENFPRIHMNTTPGDALFLRILVTFMNAKRGAEIGSANGYGSIHMGMAFELTGGHLYTMAISGDMVEECRENLRKVGLEKSVTCLEGDALDVIPTLDGEFDFVFIDAAKRDYFKYFKLLEPKLKRRAAIVADNVIIHAEEMREFIQTVENDPAYDMVVIRASEEKGDGMVVILKKE, from the coding sequence GTGAAACCGGCAGAACTCAATACCTATAGAGAAAACTTCCTTGAGAACTTTCCTCGAATTCACATGAATACGACCCCAGGAGACGCGCTGTTTCTCAGGATCCTGGTAACATTCATGAACGCCAAGCGGGGAGCGGAAATCGGTTCGGCCAACGGTTACGGTTCCATCCACATGGGAATGGCATTCGAACTGACGGGAGGTCATCTCTATACGATGGCCATCTCAGGGGACATGGTAGAGGAATGCCGCGAGAACCTCCGGAAGGTCGGCCTCGAAAAGTCCGTGACCTGCCTCGAAGGAGATGCTCTCGATGTGATTCCCACACTTGACGGAGAGTTCGACTTTGTGTTCATCGATGCGGCCAAGCGGGACTACTTCAAGTACTTCAAGCTCCTGGAACCGAAGCTCAAGCGACGTGCCGCAATCGTAGCGGACAATGTCATCATCCATGCCGAGGAGATGAGAGAGTTCATTCAGACCGTGGAAAATGATCCAGCTTATGATATGGTCGTCATACGAGCCTCCGAGGAGAAGGGGGACGGAATGGTCGTGATCCTCAAGAAAGAATGA
- a CDS encoding CsgG/HfaB family protein yields the protein MKVLISSILFSGFVSFLSGQETVSSGTPPPDSLTTIAVLPLEGKGISTHESEILTERLRSTLVQDGRYQVVERSQMQEIMREQGFQQTGCISQECLVQAGLILGAMKMVSGTVGRLGQSFAVDVRLFDVETARIVRAVTRDHKGTIDRLLPVITDVGRELAGEGPVTASRSMNEESEDVSHQLEAAFDKVTTSISRTFTSDHGEIEEITTAWGMSWSPFQFSVLYPLQLVPARVDIYGLRITLLYGKNENLFGFDNGFINEINDTVIGYQTGVYNKSGKVYGAQWGLLNTCERLYGVQIGVINRSDHLRGVQIGVLNFNPVSGGIPFMPFINIGF from the coding sequence ATGAAAGTCCTCATCTCATCTATTCTTTTCTCAGGTTTTGTTTCATTTCTTTCGGGGCAAGAAACCGTGAGTTCCGGCACTCCGCCCCCGGACTCTTTGACCACGATCGCCGTTCTTCCCCTGGAAGGTAAGGGAATATCGACTCATGAATCAGAGATATTGACTGAACGATTGCGGTCGACTCTTGTTCAGGATGGTCGATACCAGGTGGTGGAACGGTCTCAGATGCAAGAAATCATGAGAGAACAGGGGTTTCAGCAAACGGGTTGTATTTCGCAAGAGTGTCTGGTGCAGGCTGGCCTGATTCTCGGTGCCATGAAAATGGTGAGTGGCACGGTGGGGAGGCTTGGCCAAAGCTTCGCCGTTGATGTGCGTCTGTTTGACGTGGAGACAGCCAGAATTGTGAGGGCGGTCACCCGCGATCATAAGGGAACAATTGACCGACTCCTCCCGGTCATCACAGACGTCGGAAGAGAACTGGCGGGTGAGGGTCCCGTCACTGCATCCCGGTCCATGAATGAAGAATCTGAAGATGTTTCCCATCAACTCGAGGCGGCTTTCGACAAAGTCACGACCTCGATCTCACGTACATTTACTTCTGACCACGGGGAAATTGAAGAAATCACCACCGCGTGGGGAATGAGCTGGTCTCCGTTTCAATTCTCCGTCCTTTATCCTCTTCAACTCGTCCCTGCTCGTGTTGACATCTATGGTCTGAGGATCACCCTACTCTACGGAAAGAATGAGAATCTGTTCGGCTTCGATAACGGCTTCATTAATGAAATCAACGACACTGTAATAGGTTACCAAACCGGCGTTTACAATAAGAGCGGAAAGGTGTACGGTGCTCAGTGGGGTCTCCTGAACACCTGCGAAAGACTTTACGGTGTTCAAATTGGAGTCATTAACAGAAGTGATCATTTGAGAGGAGTTCAGATCGGCGTACTGAACTTCAATCCCGTGAGTGGAGGTATTCCATTCATGCCATTCATCAATATTGGTTTTTAG
- a CDS encoding Crp/Fnr family transcriptional regulator, with amino-acid sequence MNTSDIELLRSVPLFIDLSMAVLQELLDRMSKRFYRKNNMILMQDEMGDTFFTISKGSVKINRLSADGREVVFAILGEGEFFGEMSLLDEETRSANAVALEDSEVLILKRGDFLAFLEKYPRVSISLLAEMAGRIRKIDAQIEGLSLSDAAHRIGMTLLRLSEELGVIQKGVIEVNGLPYLKDIANMAGTSRETVSRTMKLFEREGMIQRRGRRLKIFDYSQFKRTFG; translated from the coding sequence GTGAACACGAGCGACATAGAACTCCTTAGAAGCGTCCCTCTTTTCATCGATCTTTCCATGGCAGTTTTGCAAGAGCTTCTCGACAGAATGAGCAAACGATTCTACCGGAAGAATAATATGATCCTGATGCAGGATGAAATGGGGGACACCTTTTTTACCATCAGCAAGGGGAGTGTCAAAATCAATCGTCTGAGTGCCGACGGTAGGGAGGTCGTCTTTGCCATCTTGGGCGAGGGCGAATTCTTTGGGGAGATGTCCCTCCTGGATGAAGAGACGAGATCAGCCAATGCAGTGGCTCTTGAGGATTCCGAGGTGTTGATTCTAAAGCGGGGCGATTTTCTGGCTTTCCTGGAAAAATACCCCAGGGTGTCAATCTCCCTTCTTGCGGAAATGGCGGGGAGAATAAGGAAAATTGACGCGCAGATTGAAGGATTATCCTTAAGTGATGCGGCGCATCGCATCGGAATGACGCTTCTCCGGCTTTCTGAGGAACTCGGCGTCATTCAGAAAGGGGTGATTGAAGTCAATGGTCTTCCTTATCTCAAAGATATTGCCAATATGGCAGGTACTTCCCGGGAGACAGTGTCCAGAACGATGAAGCTGTTCGAAAGAGAGGGTATGATCCAGCGTCGCGGACGAAGGTTGAAAATCTTCGACTATTCTCAGTTCAAGCGTACGTTTGGGTAG
- a CDS encoding TonB-dependent receptor: MGSLLKLRVFGVSLIFVSLVAETLMAGTTGKIQGTVKERKTGDPLVGVNVVVSGTERGAATDLTGYYFISNIAPGTYALSLSMVGYRTTEVQNVKVWIDRTTDVHVQLEIAAVEFETVIVQARRPLIEPRVTNKTISIRSEEIKVMPVTSSQEILRLQAGVTQVEGSFNKVAGFEDRGIDQTHVRGGRSGEIAYLVDGMYVEDAIYAGMGTFVNRAAIEEMKVEVGGFKAEYGEAQAAVVNIVTKEGRSRFHTSLEVSSSGWADIDGRGKGLKPISTPDALRDYHDILGSIGGPVPGIPGLSFFLSGEQRFKRYSVFEFDDITYDSTLISDPTDKNFGERVGDTTYTFAYGKERRSHPFDNSTGWQALGFDDRWDYSAKLTYSPFPAIKINILHRKADKQFRNYVNSYRYSMKSRHITSDRTEQQGLTLNHQLSPETYYTLNFNRFWKSRTYRIPGLHSDEFGPGLNRNDYDNDGVGAPDDPDEMWHYVENQPDHPSSSSTSGFYNPLATVGFDSSRGVYVYRGGLMRYWHRDFQQSYGIKSDLTSQITKSHEIKTGFEFRQYDIYFREIQLPYLENPYADNYLEHPKEASAYLQDQFDLGRVIMNIGGRIDYSDSRGELWSDPKDPTTKVVRGRHKWQVSPRLGFGYRVTDRTTFHFNYGHFFQVPSYRDLYVGASTRDLDTPRPLIGNPHLQAERTMQYEFGFKQQFGRLWAVDVTAWTKSITGLSGTVNIIGFDPDSLGLYNYYNFDNYDHGTARGVDVTVEKQFSDYFMGKVNYTYSVAKANRYYSWTGYWNSETEETEAKRELLMQYDQTHVMDAWFFVQFPDHFGPKFFNRYPLERFSTSFIVSYQTGYPYTPVVGGRAGEPMSARFPPRTRVDADIRKGFPVLWGRIELFARILNLFDLLNPLTLWASTGSPTEPDPVASGYSTQFNRPDFFDIRRQIDMGIRFEF, translated from the coding sequence ATGGGATCACTTCTCAAATTGCGCGTCTTCGGAGTATCGCTCATTTTTGTGTCCCTGGTCGCCGAGACACTCATGGCAGGGACGACAGGAAAGATTCAGGGGACGGTAAAGGAGAGGAAAACCGGTGATCCGCTCGTTGGAGTCAATGTCGTTGTCTCGGGAACGGAACGCGGAGCTGCCACTGATCTCACCGGTTACTACTTCATTTCGAATATCGCGCCGGGAACGTACGCCCTTTCCCTTTCCATGGTGGGATACAGAACCACGGAAGTTCAGAACGTCAAGGTATGGATCGATAGAACAACGGATGTACACGTCCAGCTTGAGATAGCGGCGGTTGAATTCGAGACCGTGATTGTACAGGCGAGGCGACCTCTTATTGAGCCGCGGGTGACCAACAAGACTATCTCTATTCGCTCTGAGGAAATCAAGGTCATGCCTGTAACGAGTTCCCAGGAAATTCTCCGGCTTCAGGCAGGCGTAACCCAGGTGGAAGGATCGTTCAACAAAGTGGCCGGGTTTGAAGACAGGGGGATTGACCAGACACACGTACGAGGTGGCCGAAGCGGGGAGATTGCCTACCTGGTTGACGGGATGTACGTTGAGGATGCCATCTACGCGGGAATGGGCACTTTTGTCAATCGAGCTGCCATCGAGGAGATGAAGGTGGAAGTGGGAGGCTTCAAGGCAGAGTACGGCGAGGCCCAGGCCGCGGTTGTAAATATTGTGACCAAAGAGGGACGCAGCCGCTTTCACACTTCCCTTGAGGTGAGTTCAAGCGGTTGGGCGGATATCGATGGCCGGGGGAAAGGGCTCAAGCCCATTTCGACTCCTGATGCCCTGCGTGATTATCACGATATTCTCGGTTCCATCGGGGGACCTGTACCGGGAATACCCGGACTCTCGTTCTTTCTCTCCGGTGAACAGCGATTCAAACGTTATTCGGTATTTGAGTTCGATGATATTACCTACGACTCCACCCTTATCTCCGACCCCACTGACAAGAACTTTGGCGAGCGCGTGGGGGACACGACCTACACGTTCGCTTACGGAAAAGAGCGGAGGTCCCATCCATTTGACAATTCTACCGGCTGGCAGGCGCTCGGGTTTGATGACAGGTGGGATTATTCCGCAAAGTTGACCTACAGCCCGTTTCCGGCGATCAAGATCAACATACTTCACCGGAAAGCCGACAAGCAATTCCGGAACTACGTGAATTCATATCGATATTCCATGAAATCCCGGCATATCACGTCGGACAGAACCGAACAGCAAGGACTTACCTTGAATCACCAGCTGAGTCCCGAGACGTACTACACGCTGAACTTCAACCGTTTCTGGAAATCACGCACCTACCGGATACCTGGTCTCCACTCAGATGAATTTGGTCCCGGGCTTAACAGGAATGACTATGACAATGACGGAGTGGGAGCTCCGGATGACCCGGATGAGATGTGGCATTATGTGGAGAATCAACCGGATCATCCAAGCTCGAGTTCCACGTCTGGATTTTACAATCCTCTGGCCACGGTGGGATTCGATTCCTCACGAGGCGTGTACGTCTACCGCGGCGGACTCATGCGATACTGGCACCGGGATTTTCAACAGTCATATGGTATTAAGAGTGACCTAACCAGTCAGATTACGAAAAGCCACGAAATAAAGACGGGGTTTGAATTTCGTCAATACGATATCTACTTCCGCGAAATCCAGCTCCCCTATCTCGAGAACCCCTATGCGGACAATTACCTAGAGCATCCCAAGGAAGCCTCGGCCTATCTACAGGATCAGTTCGATCTGGGACGAGTTATTATGAACATTGGGGGACGAATTGACTACTCCGACTCACGGGGTGAATTGTGGAGCGACCCAAAAGACCCCACCACGAAAGTGGTGCGTGGGCGTCACAAGTGGCAGGTAAGCCCCCGGTTGGGTTTCGGCTACCGAGTTACTGACAGAACCACTTTTCACTTCAATTATGGTCATTTCTTTCAGGTTCCCTCTTATCGCGACCTTTATGTGGGTGCGTCCACCCGGGACCTGGATACGCCAAGGCCTCTCATCGGAAATCCCCATCTGCAGGCTGAAAGGACCATGCAGTATGAATTCGGTTTCAAGCAACAGTTTGGCCGACTCTGGGCGGTCGACGTCACCGCCTGGACGAAATCGATCACGGGCCTTTCGGGGACCGTGAACATTATCGGCTTTGATCCTGACAGCCTGGGTCTGTACAACTACTACAATTTTGATAACTACGATCACGGGACCGCCCGAGGCGTTGACGTGACCGTGGAAAAACAGTTCAGCGACTATTTCATGGGTAAAGTAAACTATACCTATTCCGTGGCAAAGGCGAACCGGTACTATTCCTGGACGGGGTACTGGAACTCGGAAACGGAGGAGACGGAGGCGAAACGGGAACTTCTCATGCAGTACGATCAAACACACGTCATGGACGCGTGGTTCTTTGTCCAGTTTCCAGATCATTTTGGTCCCAAGTTTTTCAACCGTTATCCTCTCGAGCGGTTTTCAACGAGTTTCATAGTTTCGTATCAGACCGGTTATCCTTACACTCCCGTGGTGGGGGGCCGGGCCGGGGAACCCATGTCTGCCCGCTTTCCCCCCCGGACACGCGTCGACGCCGATATTCGGAAAGGGTTTCCGGTTCTGTGGGGAAGGATTGAGCTCTTCGCCCGCATTCTGAATCTTTTTGATCTACTCAACCCACTGACGCTCTGGGCTTCGACGGGAAGTCCCACCGAGCCCGACCCGGTCGCTTCCGGCTATAGCACCCAGTTCAATCGCCCCGATTTCTTCGATATCCGCCGACAGATCGATATGGGAATTCGATTTGAGTTTTGA